One stretch of Anolis carolinensis isolate JA03-04 chromosome 3, rAnoCar3.1.pri, whole genome shotgun sequence DNA includes these proteins:
- the pcyt1a gene encoding choline-phosphate cytidylyltransferase A isoform X2 yields MEPQASSRLSSRKRRKEGVGPNGAAETDGIPLKMPRSCLGLREPAPFSDELEVDYSKPYIRVTFEEATKGTPHRPVRVYADGIFDLFHSGHARALMQAKNLFPNTYLIVGVCSDELTHNFKGFTVMNEAERYDAVQHCRYVDEVVRNAPWTLSPEFLAEHRIDFVAHDDIPYSSAGSDDVYKHIKEAGMFAPTQRTEGISTSDIITRIVRDYDVYARRNLQRGYTAKELNVSFINEKKYHLQERVDKVKKRVKDVEEKSKEFVQKVEEKSIDLIQKWEEKSREFIGNFLEMFGPEGALKHMLKEGKGRMLQAISPKQSPSSSPTHDRSPSPSFRWPFTARTPPSSPTGLSRNKSAVAYDISEDEED; encoded by the exons ATGGAACCCCAGGCCTCATCCAGGCTCAGTTCCAGGAAACGGAGGAAGGAAGGGGTGGGACCCAACGGGGCCGCCGAGACGGATGGCATCCCCCTGAAAATGCCAAGGAGTTGCTTA GGGCTGAGGGAGCCGGCTCCGTTTTCCGATGAGCTTGAGGTGGATTATAGCAAGCCATACATCCGGGTGACGTTTGAGGAGGCGACAAAAGGGACACCAC ACAGGCCCGTCAGGGTTTATGCAGATGGCATTTTTGACCTTTTCCATTCCGGACACGCCCGGGCCCTGATGCAGGCGAAAAACCTCTTCCCAAACACGTACCTCATTGTGGGAG TCTGCAGCGACGAACTGACGCACAACTTCAAGGGCTTCACGGTGATGAACGAAGCTGAGCGCTACGACGCCGTGCAGCACTGCCGCTACGTGGACGAGGTGGTGAGGAACGCGCCCTGGACACTCTCGCCGGAGTTCCTGGCCGAGCATAGG ATCGACTTTGTTGCCCACGACGACATACCTTATTCCTCTGCCGGCAGCGACGACGTCTATAAACATATAAAAGAAGCAG GCATGTTTGCACCGACCCAGAGAACGGAAGGGATTTCCACATCCGACATTATCACCCGCATTGTCCGGGACTATGATGTTTACGCTCGGCGGAACCTGCAGAGGGGCTACACGGCCAAGGAGCTCAACGTCAGCTTCATCAAC GAGAAGAAGTACCATTTGCAGGAGCGCGTGGACAAGGTGAAGAAGAGGGTGAAGGACGTGGAAGAAAAGTCCAAGGAGTTTGTCCAGAAGGTGGAGGAGAAAAGCATCGACCTCATTCAGAAATGGGAAGAGAAATCCCGCGAGTTCATCGGAAACTTCCTGGAGATGTTTGGTCCAGAAGGAGCCCTG AAGCACATGCTGAAAGAGGGCAAGGGCCGGATGCTGCAGGCGATCAGCCCCAAGCAGAGCCCCAGCAGCAGCCCCACGCACGACCGCTCGCCCTCCCCGTCCTTCCGCTGGCCCTTCACCGCCCGGACGCCCCCCTCCTCCCCGACCGGCCTCTCCAGGAACAAATCGGCGGTCGCCTACGACATCAGCGAAGACGAGGAGGACTAA
- the pcyt1a gene encoding choline-phosphate cytidylyltransferase A isoform X1 → MEPQASSRLSSRKRRKEGVGPNGAAETDGIPLKMPRSCLGLREPAPFSDELEVDYSKPYIRVTFEEATKGTPPDRPVRVYADGIFDLFHSGHARALMQAKNLFPNTYLIVGVCSDELTHNFKGFTVMNEAERYDAVQHCRYVDEVVRNAPWTLSPEFLAEHRIDFVAHDDIPYSSAGSDDVYKHIKEAGMFAPTQRTEGISTSDIITRIVRDYDVYARRNLQRGYTAKELNVSFINEKKYHLQERVDKVKKRVKDVEEKSKEFVQKVEEKSIDLIQKWEEKSREFIGNFLEMFGPEGALKHMLKEGKGRMLQAISPKQSPSSSPTHDRSPSPSFRWPFTARTPPSSPTGLSRNKSAVAYDISEDEED, encoded by the exons ATGGAACCCCAGGCCTCATCCAGGCTCAGTTCCAGGAAACGGAGGAAGGAAGGGGTGGGACCCAACGGGGCCGCCGAGACGGATGGCATCCCCCTGAAAATGCCAAGGAGTTGCTTA GGGCTGAGGGAGCCGGCTCCGTTTTCCGATGAGCTTGAGGTGGATTATAGCAAGCCATACATCCGGGTGACGTTTGAGGAGGCGACAAAAGGGACACCAC caGACAGGCCCGTCAGGGTTTATGCAGATGGCATTTTTGACCTTTTCCATTCCGGACACGCCCGGGCCCTGATGCAGGCGAAAAACCTCTTCCCAAACACGTACCTCATTGTGGGAG TCTGCAGCGACGAACTGACGCACAACTTCAAGGGCTTCACGGTGATGAACGAAGCTGAGCGCTACGACGCCGTGCAGCACTGCCGCTACGTGGACGAGGTGGTGAGGAACGCGCCCTGGACACTCTCGCCGGAGTTCCTGGCCGAGCATAGG ATCGACTTTGTTGCCCACGACGACATACCTTATTCCTCTGCCGGCAGCGACGACGTCTATAAACATATAAAAGAAGCAG GCATGTTTGCACCGACCCAGAGAACGGAAGGGATTTCCACATCCGACATTATCACCCGCATTGTCCGGGACTATGATGTTTACGCTCGGCGGAACCTGCAGAGGGGCTACACGGCCAAGGAGCTCAACGTCAGCTTCATCAAC GAGAAGAAGTACCATTTGCAGGAGCGCGTGGACAAGGTGAAGAAGAGGGTGAAGGACGTGGAAGAAAAGTCCAAGGAGTTTGTCCAGAAGGTGGAGGAGAAAAGCATCGACCTCATTCAGAAATGGGAAGAGAAATCCCGCGAGTTCATCGGAAACTTCCTGGAGATGTTTGGTCCAGAAGGAGCCCTG AAGCACATGCTGAAAGAGGGCAAGGGCCGGATGCTGCAGGCGATCAGCCCCAAGCAGAGCCCCAGCAGCAGCCCCACGCACGACCGCTCGCCCTCCCCGTCCTTCCGCTGGCCCTTCACCGCCCGGACGCCCCCCTCCTCCCCGACCGGCCTCTCCAGGAACAAATCGGCGGTCGCCTACGACATCAGCGAAGACGAGGAGGACTAA